In Xiphophorus couchianus chromosome 8, X_couchianus-1.0, whole genome shotgun sequence, the following proteins share a genomic window:
- the mzt2b gene encoding mitotic-spindle organizing protein 2 isoform X1 translates to MSQQAQQTGATAPDSPVMVVTSNVQKYAIKKKKVLSAEESELFELTQAAGITLDQEVFKIIVDLLKMNVAPQAVFQTLKAMCAGLRVTESSAESSHPASTTAAPAEVKEEESLVSGKSPKPAAAHHSASAPRSARVNTKIAVYGPQDASSAHSQVRNKPGASQSEKSREPSSQKVQRQPSATRGQKTKSSGSSSSSSQINSS, encoded by the exons ATGTCTCAGCAGGCCCAGCAGACGGGGGCCACGGCCCCTGACTCTCCCGTGATGGTCGTCACTAGTAACGTGCAGAAATATGccataaagaaaaagaaggtcCTCAGCGCTGAAGAGAGTGAACTCTTTGAATTGACCCAAGCTGCAGGGATCACATTGGATCAGGAAGTGTTCAA GATTATCGTGGACCTGCTGAAGATGAACGTGGCCCCTCAAGCAGTTTTCCAGACGCTGAAGGCGATGTGTGCGGGCCTGAGAGTCACTGAAAGCTCCGCAGAGTCCTCGCACCCAGCGAGCACGACCGCAGCACctgcagaggtcaaag AGGAAGAATCTCTGGTCTCTGGGAAAAGCCCCAAGCCTGCCGCAGCCCACCATTCAGCGTCAGCCCCCAGATCCGCAAGGGTCAACACTAAGATTGCGGTCTACGGTCCCCAAGATGCTAGCTCAGCTCACTCTCAAG TGCGCAATAAACCCGGAGCAAGCCAGAGTGAGAAGAGTCGAGAGCCCTCCAGCCAGAAAGTGCAGCGGCAGCCAAGCGCCACCAGAGGGCAGAAGACCAAGAGctcaggcagcagcagctcttcGTCACAAATAAACTCGTCATGA
- the trim23 gene encoding E3 ubiquitin-protein ligase TRIM23 isoform X2 — MAAAAAGINKQGAVATMESCLRHGRGANGGAVKVLECGVCEDVFSLQGDKVPRLLLCGHTVCHDCLTRLPLHGRAVRCPFDRQATELGDSGVWGLKKNFALLELLERLQNGASNQSGMAEDALKGVGECIIRCDEDESHTASMYCTVCATHLCAECSQLTHSTRTLAKHRRVPLADKPHEKMLCPQHQVHAIEFVCLEEACQSGPLMCCVCKEYGKHQGHKHALLETEANQIRASILDMAHCIRTFTDEVSEYSRKLVGIVQQIEGGEQIVEDGVGMAHTEHIPGTAESARSCVRAYFADLHETLCRQEEMALSVVDAHVRERLIWLRQQQEDMTILLSQVSTACLHCEKTLQQDDCRVVLAKQEINCLLETLQKQQHQFTELADHVQLDAGIPVTFTKDNRVHIGPKMEIRVVTLGLDGAGKTTILFKLKQDEFMQPIPTIGFNVETVEYKNLKFTIWDVGGKHKLRPLWKHYYLNTQVVYVIDSCHRDRLMEAHSELAKLLTEKELRDALLLIFANKQDVPGAVSVEEMTELLSLHKLCCGRSWHIQGCDARSGMGLHEGLDWLSRQLVAAGVLDVA; from the exons ATGGCCGCCGCTGCAGCAGGGATAAACAAGCAGGGCGCTGTGGCGACGATGGAGTCCTGTCTCCGGCACGGGAGGGGAGCGAATGGAGGCGCCGTCAAG GTGTTGGAGTGTGGCGTGTGTGAGGACGTCTTCTCCCTCCAGGGAGACAAGGTCCCACGCCTGCTGCTCTGCGGTCACACGGTGTGCCATGACTGTCTCACCCGGCTGCCCCTGCATGGCAGAGCGGTCCGCTGCCCCTTCGACAGACAGGCCACAGAGCTGG gggacTCTGGAGTTTGGGGTCTAAAGAAGAACTTTGCTCTGCTGGAACTCTTGGAGCGCCTCCAGAACGGAGCAAGCAACCAGTCCGGAATGGCCGAGGACGCTCTGAAAGGCGTGGGAGAA TGTATAATCCGTTGCGACGAGGACGAGAGCCACACGGCGTCCATGTACTGCACGGTATGCGCCACACACCTGTGCGCAGAGTGCTCCCAGCTCACCCACTCCACCCGCACGCTGGCCAAACACCGCCGGGTGCCGCTGGCCGACAAGCCCCACGAGAAGATGCTGTGTCCGCAGCACCAAGTCCACGCCATCGAGTTCGTCTGCCTGGAGGAGGCCTGCCAGTCAGGGCCTCTCATGTGCTGCGTCTGCAAGGAATACGGCAAGCACCAAGGACACAAG CACGCGCTTCTGGAAACGGAAGCCAACCAGATCCGTGCGTCCATCCTGGACATGGCCCACTGCATCCGAACGTTCACAGACGAGGTGTCCGAGTACTCCAGGAAGCTGGTGGGCATCGTGCAGCAGATCGAGGGCGGGGAGCAGATAGTAGAGGACGGCGTCGGCATGGCGCACACGGAACAC ATCCCTGGAACGGCGGAGAGCGCGCGCTCCTGCGTCCGCGCGTACTTCGCCGACCTCCACGAGACACTGTGTCGGCAGGAGGAGATGGCCCTGAGCGTGGTGGACGCTCACGTCAGGGAGAGGCTCATCTGGCtgaggcagcagcaggaggacaTGACCATCCTGCTGTCTCAGGTCTCCACCGCCTGCTTGCACTGCGAGAAAACCCTCCAGCAG GACGACTGCCGAGTGGTGCTGGCGAAGCAGGAGATCAACTGTCTGCTGGAGACTCTTcagaagcagcagcaccagTTCACGGAGCTGGCCGATCACGTCCAGCTGGACGCCGGCATCCCCGTCACCTTCACTAAG GACAACAGAGTCCACATCGGCCCAAAGATGGAGATCCGAGTCGTGACTCTGGGGCTCGACGGAGCGGGAAAGACCACCATCCTTTTTAAGCTGAAGCAGGATGAGTTCATGCAGCCCATCCCGACCATCG GTTTCAATGTGGAGACAGTAGAATACAAAAACTTGAAATTCACGATCTGGGACGTGGGAGGAAAGCATAAACTGAGACCTCTCTGGAAACACTATTATCTGAACACTCAAG TGGTGTACGTGATCGACAGCTGCCACCGAGACCGACTGATGGAGGCGCACAGCGAGCTGGCCAAGCTGCTGACGGAGAAGGAGCTGCGGGACGCCTTGTTGCTCATCTTCGCAAACAAGCAG GACGTTCCGGGCGCCGTGTCGGTGGAGGAGATGACGGAGCTGCTGAGCCTGCACAAGCTGTGCTGCGGGAGGAGCTGGCACATCCAGGGCTGCGACGCCCGCAGCGGGATGGGTCTCCACGAGGGGCTGGACTGGCTCTCCAGGCAGCTGGTGGCCGCCGGAGTCCTGGATGTAGCTTAa
- the trim23 gene encoding E3 ubiquitin-protein ligase TRIM23 isoform X1 codes for MAAAAAGINKQGAVATMESCLRHGRGANGGAVKVLECGVCEDVFSLQGDKVPRLLLCGHTVCHDCLTRLPLHGRAVRCPFDRQATELGDSGVWGLKKNFALLELLERLQNGASNQSGMAEDALKGVGECIIRCDEDESHTASMYCTVCATHLCAECSQLTHSTRTLAKHRRVPLADKPHEKMLCPQHQVHAIEFVCLEEACQSGPLMCCVCKEYGKHQGHKHALLETEANQIRASILDMAHCIRTFTDEVSEYSRKLVGIVQQIEGGEQIVEDGVGMAHTEHIPGTAESARSCVRAYFADLHETLCRQEEMALSVVDAHVRERLIWLRQQQEDMTILLSQVSTACLHCEKTLQQDDCRVVLAKQEINCLLETLQKQQHQFTELADHVQLDAGIPVTFTKDNRVHIGPKMEIRVVTLGLDGAGKTTILFKLKQDEFMQPIPTIGFNVETVEYKNLKFTIWDVGGKHKLRPLWKHYYLNTQAVVYVIDSCHRDRLMEAHSELAKLLTEKELRDALLLIFANKQDVPGAVSVEEMTELLSLHKLCCGRSWHIQGCDARSGMGLHEGLDWLSRQLVAAGVLDVA; via the exons ATGGCCGCCGCTGCAGCAGGGATAAACAAGCAGGGCGCTGTGGCGACGATGGAGTCCTGTCTCCGGCACGGGAGGGGAGCGAATGGAGGCGCCGTCAAG GTGTTGGAGTGTGGCGTGTGTGAGGACGTCTTCTCCCTCCAGGGAGACAAGGTCCCACGCCTGCTGCTCTGCGGTCACACGGTGTGCCATGACTGTCTCACCCGGCTGCCCCTGCATGGCAGAGCGGTCCGCTGCCCCTTCGACAGACAGGCCACAGAGCTGG gggacTCTGGAGTTTGGGGTCTAAAGAAGAACTTTGCTCTGCTGGAACTCTTGGAGCGCCTCCAGAACGGAGCAAGCAACCAGTCCGGAATGGCCGAGGACGCTCTGAAAGGCGTGGGAGAA TGTATAATCCGTTGCGACGAGGACGAGAGCCACACGGCGTCCATGTACTGCACGGTATGCGCCACACACCTGTGCGCAGAGTGCTCCCAGCTCACCCACTCCACCCGCACGCTGGCCAAACACCGCCGGGTGCCGCTGGCCGACAAGCCCCACGAGAAGATGCTGTGTCCGCAGCACCAAGTCCACGCCATCGAGTTCGTCTGCCTGGAGGAGGCCTGCCAGTCAGGGCCTCTCATGTGCTGCGTCTGCAAGGAATACGGCAAGCACCAAGGACACAAG CACGCGCTTCTGGAAACGGAAGCCAACCAGATCCGTGCGTCCATCCTGGACATGGCCCACTGCATCCGAACGTTCACAGACGAGGTGTCCGAGTACTCCAGGAAGCTGGTGGGCATCGTGCAGCAGATCGAGGGCGGGGAGCAGATAGTAGAGGACGGCGTCGGCATGGCGCACACGGAACAC ATCCCTGGAACGGCGGAGAGCGCGCGCTCCTGCGTCCGCGCGTACTTCGCCGACCTCCACGAGACACTGTGTCGGCAGGAGGAGATGGCCCTGAGCGTGGTGGACGCTCACGTCAGGGAGAGGCTCATCTGGCtgaggcagcagcaggaggacaTGACCATCCTGCTGTCTCAGGTCTCCACCGCCTGCTTGCACTGCGAGAAAACCCTCCAGCAG GACGACTGCCGAGTGGTGCTGGCGAAGCAGGAGATCAACTGTCTGCTGGAGACTCTTcagaagcagcagcaccagTTCACGGAGCTGGCCGATCACGTCCAGCTGGACGCCGGCATCCCCGTCACCTTCACTAAG GACAACAGAGTCCACATCGGCCCAAAGATGGAGATCCGAGTCGTGACTCTGGGGCTCGACGGAGCGGGAAAGACCACCATCCTTTTTAAGCTGAAGCAGGATGAGTTCATGCAGCCCATCCCGACCATCG GTTTCAATGTGGAGACAGTAGAATACAAAAACTTGAAATTCACGATCTGGGACGTGGGAGGAAAGCATAAACTGAGACCTCTCTGGAAACACTATTATCTGAACACTCAAG CAGTGGTGTACGTGATCGACAGCTGCCACCGAGACCGACTGATGGAGGCGCACAGCGAGCTGGCCAAGCTGCTGACGGAGAAGGAGCTGCGGGACGCCTTGTTGCTCATCTTCGCAAACAAGCAG GACGTTCCGGGCGCCGTGTCGGTGGAGGAGATGACGGAGCTGCTGAGCCTGCACAAGCTGTGCTGCGGGAGGAGCTGGCACATCCAGGGCTGCGACGCCCGCAGCGGGATGGGTCTCCACGAGGGGCTGGACTGGCTCTCCAGGCAGCTGGTGGCCGCCGGAGTCCTGGATGTAGCTTAa
- the mzt2b gene encoding mitotic-spindle organizing protein 2 isoform X2, translating to MSQQAQQTGATAPDSPVMVVTSNVQKYAIKKKKVLSAEESELFELTQAAGITLDQEVFKIIVDLLKMNVAPQAVFQTLKAMCAGLRVTESSAESSHPASTTAAPAEVKVRNKPGASQSEKSREPSSQKVQRQPSATRGQKTKSSGSSSSSSQINSS from the exons ATGTCTCAGCAGGCCCAGCAGACGGGGGCCACGGCCCCTGACTCTCCCGTGATGGTCGTCACTAGTAACGTGCAGAAATATGccataaagaaaaagaaggtcCTCAGCGCTGAAGAGAGTGAACTCTTTGAATTGACCCAAGCTGCAGGGATCACATTGGATCAGGAAGTGTTCAA GATTATCGTGGACCTGCTGAAGATGAACGTGGCCCCTCAAGCAGTTTTCCAGACGCTGAAGGCGATGTGTGCGGGCCTGAGAGTCACTGAAAGCTCCGCAGAGTCCTCGCACCCAGCGAGCACGACCGCAGCACctgcagaggtcaaag TGCGCAATAAACCCGGAGCAAGCCAGAGTGAGAAGAGTCGAGAGCCCTCCAGCCAGAAAGTGCAGCGGCAGCCAAGCGCCACCAGAGGGCAGAAGACCAAGAGctcaggcagcagcagctcttcGTCACAAATAAACTCGTCATGA